In a single window of the Bradyrhizobium erythrophlei genome:
- a CDS encoding HdeD family acid-resistance protein: MTHASDTLINSQASSELAPLRAKSGWIVALGVVYLLAGFIALGSVVMATVASVLVVGVMMIIAGVAEVFSAFQIKSWGKFLLWVLLGVLYIIAGFVTFENPLLAAALLTLILGASLLACGIMRIILAFSMKRETPWIWVLLSGAITLLLGLLILAHWPVSSLYILGVFLGIDLIMAGVAWIGLGFGLRQVR; this comes from the coding sequence ATGACCCATGCTTCAGACACTCTTATAAATTCTCAAGCCAGTTCTGAATTGGCACCGCTGCGCGCCAAGTCGGGCTGGATCGTCGCACTCGGCGTCGTCTATCTGCTCGCCGGGTTTATCGCGCTTGGCAGCGTTGTAATGGCCACTGTCGCGAGCGTCCTCGTCGTCGGCGTGATGATGATCATCGCCGGCGTCGCCGAAGTATTCAGCGCCTTCCAGATCAAGAGCTGGGGCAAATTCCTGCTCTGGGTCCTGCTCGGTGTGCTCTACATCATCGCGGGCTTCGTCACGTTCGAGAATCCACTGCTCGCCGCCGCGCTGCTCACCCTCATTCTCGGCGCATCGCTGCTGGCCTGCGGCATCATGCGGATCATCCTGGCCTTCAGCATGAAACGGGAAACGCCCTGGATCTGGGTGCTGCTGTCCGGCGCGATCACGCTGCTGCTCGGCCTGCTGATTTTGGCGCACTGGCCGGTCTCGAGCCTCTATATCCTCGGCGTGTTCCTTGGCATCGATCTCATCATGGCCGGCGTAGCCTGGATCGGACTCGGCTTCGGTCTGCGCCAAGTTCGTTGA